TCCGGAGAGCCTAATACTTGTAAAGTCCCTCGAATCATCATCATTAATAACGTAACACCCAAGCCGATATTATAAATAATATAGAATTTTTTATAATTTATTTCTTTTGTCAATTGAAAATTCTTTTCTAATAACAAGACAATCAAGAAAAAGAACATTCCTAAAATCAGTGCATGTGTGTGTAATACACTAAACTGGGTAGTGCCAGTAAAATCATTCCATTTTGTAAATTCACGATAAAAAATACCAGCTATTAATCCAAAAATCATATAAGACATACTAACTCTAACTAATTTTTTCATGGTTCACCTCTATTTTATTTTTTCAAACAAATTAACTGTAACAAATCAATTGATTCATTTCTACGTATTTGCATCCAGCTGTAATCGTAAATTCTATGCATTTCAGATACGCTTTTTGATCATATCTTATATAATAGATGAAAGACATAAACAAATTGGAGTGATCCGTATGGCAATTAGGCGTACTTGGTGGAAAGAAGCAGTGGGCTATCAGATTTATCCAGCTAGTTTTATGGACACAAACAATGATGGTATTGGCGATTTAAATGGAATTCGCTCAAAATTGGATTATCTCAAGTCACTGGGAATTGGTTTTATCTGGATCACGCCAATTTATGAATCACCCAATGTAGATAATGGCTATGATATAAGTGATTATCAAAAAATACTTGGGACCTTTGGCACAATGGAAGAATTTGATTTATTATTGAAAGAAGCTCATGAGCAAGGACTCAAAATAATCATGGATCTAGTGATCAATCATACCTCAAATCAACATTCCTGGTTTGTGGAATCAAGATCATCGCTAAAGGATGATTATCGTGATTACTATATTTGGGCGGATGGAACTATGGATGGGCCACCTAATGATTGGGTTTCAATTTTTGGCGGTTCTGCGTGGGAATATGATGAAAGGACCAACCAGTATTATCTCCATGTTTTTGCTAAAGAACAGCCAGATCTGAATTGGGAAAATCCTCGAGTAAAAAGAGACTTGTTTCAAATGATCGATTGGTGGTTGGACAAGGGGATTGACGGTTTTCAGGTCGACGCAATTTCTCATATAAAAAAAGCACCCTTAGAAACAACTTCAACAAAAGATCCATTTGAAGCATTTAAAAACGTGCCAGGTATTGAAACACATTTAAATGATCTCAGAGATATTTTTAAAAAGCGAGATATTTTAACTGTTGGTGAGGCAAATGGTGTCAGCGCTGCTGAAGCATATCAATGGGTGGGAGAAACTACAGGCTATTTTAATATGTTATTTGAATTTGATCATATTTCTCTTTGGAATAAAGACGAACAAGAAACGGTCGATGTTATCCAGTTTAAAAAGGCACTCACTGCTTGGCAAGAGGCACTAGCCGACGGGCGGGGCTGGAATGCCCTGTATATGGAAAATCATGATATTCCCCGTTCTGTATCTAGCTTTGGTAGTGAAGAGAAGGTATTTTGGCAAGCATCGGCCAAAGCCTTAGCTCTAACATTTTTATTGCTGCAAGGAACCCCCTTCATTTATCAAGGACAAGAAATTGGTATGACGAATCTGCCATTTACTTCAATTAATGAAATTGATGCGGTTGATACGAAAAATTTCTATTATGAAATGATCCATTCAGGGGTAGATCCTAAAAACGCACTGAACCTGATTCGCAAAACTGCCAGAGATAATGCAAGAACGCCGATGCAATGGACGGCTGAAGAATATGCTGGTTTTTCTAAAAGAAAGCCATGGATGAGGATCAATCCAAACAAACAAGAGATCAATGTATTACATGAGTTGAATGATCCAACTTCTGTTTTGAATTTTTATAAAGCAGTGATCCAACTTAGAAAGGAAAACGAAGCCTTGATCTATGGTCGTTATCAACTTTATTTGCCGGATCATCCACAATTATTTGTTTATAGCCGTCGATTAGCAGACGAGCGATTTGTAGTGATCAGCAATTTGTCGAAGGAATTTGCTTCTGCTGATTTACCAGAAAATGTTCAGATTGAAGAATGGGATTTACAACTGTCTAATCTTAACGATCATACAATTCATCAACATACCATTTTTGCTCCTTATGAAGCGAGGGTCTATAAACATAAATAAAAAATCAAGCAATTTTCTTTATTTAAAAAGAAAATTGCTCGATTTTTTATTTCGCTGCGTCGCAATATTCAGCCATATGCATCAATAATTCTTCTAATGAAACATTTTTAGCACTTTGCATTGTAATATTTATTTCGTAAGAACCTAATTTTAAGTTAGCTTGAGCCGCTTTTCTAGTAATCGTACTTAATGAAGCTAGAAATTCTTCTCTATTTTCTAGACGGATGGAGATAAAATTTTGGCCAGACACGTTGAAAACGCCGATATCTGTAACGTCTTTCCAAGGAATCAAGCGATCTTTTGTAGCAAGTGCACTTGAGTAATCGTAAAATCCTTCTTTAGTCAAGATTACGACCGGTTTACCAAGTAAGAGTAGCTTGATCGAATAGCCTAAACAAAAGCCAAAAAAAATAGTTCCAATGATTCCAACTAAAGGAATCAAGAATGACCCACTGCCACCTAAAAAGCCGACATCAAGATCTTGGGGAAAAATCAAAAATACTGATACACCAGTCATAATAACTGATAAA
The DNA window shown above is from Enterococcus sp. 12C11_DIV0727 and carries:
- a CDS encoding glycoside hydrolase family 13 protein, which encodes MAIRRTWWKEAVGYQIYPASFMDTNNDGIGDLNGIRSKLDYLKSLGIGFIWITPIYESPNVDNGYDISDYQKILGTFGTMEEFDLLLKEAHEQGLKIIMDLVINHTSNQHSWFVESRSSLKDDYRDYYIWADGTMDGPPNDWVSIFGGSAWEYDERTNQYYLHVFAKEQPDLNWENPRVKRDLFQMIDWWLDKGIDGFQVDAISHIKKAPLETTSTKDPFEAFKNVPGIETHLNDLRDIFKKRDILTVGEANGVSAAEAYQWVGETTGYFNMLFEFDHISLWNKDEQETVDVIQFKKALTAWQEALADGRGWNALYMENHDIPRSVSSFGSEEKVFWQASAKALALTFLLLQGTPFIYQGQEIGMTNLPFTSINEIDAVDTKNFYYEMIHSGVDPKNALNLIRKTARDNARTPMQWTAEEYAGFSKRKPWMRINPNKQEINVLHELNDPTSVLNFYKAVIQLRKENEALIYGRYQLYLPDHPQLFVYSRRLADERFVVISNLSKEFASADLPENVQIEEWDLQLSNLNDHTIHQHTIFAPYEARVYKHK
- a CDS encoding STM3941 family protein, giving the protein MKEEFVVYQSKGKQLLLIFLSVIMTGVSVFLIFPQDLDVGFLGGSGSFLIPLVGIIGTIFFGFCLGYSIKLLLLGKPVVILTKEGFYDYSSALATKDRLIPWKDVTDIGVFNVSGQNFISIRLENREEFLASLSTITRKAAQANLKLGSYEINITMQSAKNVSLEELLMHMAEYCDAAK
- a CDS encoding DUF2871 domain-containing protein codes for the protein MKKLVRVSMSYMIFGLIAGIFYREFTKWNDFTGTTQFSVLHTHALILGMFFFLIVLLLEKNFQLTKEINYKKFYIIYNIGLGVTLLMMMIRGTLQVLGSPESAAISGIAGLGHIIITVGLAYFFQVLFKAVKEEV